The following are from one region of the Dehalococcoidales bacterium genome:
- a CDS encoding ATP-binding protein: MNVLAKTTPDSSSAKSELRANPAISSRLGSALDKFKHGKAYTTASYEKKVLLQISLFLVGFRLLALLIAGIQVFFYRVPEQPPILLVYIFYAASSYTVVKTRFYRLPSSNSTAYVTLAVDVLICTALFALSGSIQSPFLFYSLTPVIFAALLLDTRIVAGTAIVSISLLVLSHLFIAPGKTTLSLAESTYLGVYAISVVLTAILPYLVNLNIRKRIINDNVQRERQRLSHELHDGAVQTITNLCWQVQLLQRKMTKLGIEFPELDQVARLAEQAQTDTRDSLAFLRANHGYESISTRLKKYTEYIRSQSGISFDIEDTIDELHLSPPVENQLLRICQEALNNVRKYSGAHLVSIWTTFDRNRVLLIIRDYGHGFDQLSNPSGSMTGNGQGLSIMQERAESVGGNVQIDSMPGRGTDVKISIPLQQSANGRR, translated from the coding sequence ATGAATGTACTGGCAAAGACAACACCTGATTCCTCGTCTGCAAAGTCCGAGTTAAGGGCTAATCCTGCCATTTCTTCGAGACTTGGTTCAGCGCTGGACAAGTTCAAGCATGGAAAAGCATATACCACCGCCAGCTATGAGAAGAAGGTACTCCTGCAAATTTCATTATTCCTGGTTGGTTTCCGGCTACTGGCTCTGCTGATTGCCGGCATTCAAGTGTTTTTCTATCGCGTTCCTGAACAGCCGCCGATTCTCCTGGTTTACATCTTCTACGCAGCCTCTAGCTATACCGTTGTTAAGACAAGATTCTATCGTTTACCGTCATCAAACTCTACGGCATATGTGACTCTAGCCGTTGATGTTCTGATATGTACCGCTTTGTTTGCTCTAAGCGGTAGCATTCAGAGTCCCTTTCTATTCTATTCTCTAACCCCTGTCATCTTTGCAGCCCTGTTATTGGATACCAGGATAGTAGCAGGCACTGCTATCGTTTCGATCTCACTATTAGTACTCAGCCATTTGTTCATAGCTCCGGGCAAGACGACTCTTTCTTTGGCTGAATCCACCTATCTGGGAGTTTATGCCATATCAGTAGTATTGACGGCCATACTACCTTATCTGGTAAACCTTAACATTAGAAAGCGAATTATTAATGACAATGTACAGCGAGAGAGACAGCGTTTGTCCCATGAACTCCACGACGGTGCTGTGCAAACAATCACCAACCTTTGCTGGCAAGTCCAGCTCCTGCAGCGGAAGATGACAAAATTGGGTATTGAGTTTCCCGAACTAGACCAGGTTGCCCGCCTTGCAGAGCAAGCCCAAACGGATACTCGCGATTCACTGGCTTTTCTACGCGCCAATCACGGATATGAAAGTATCTCTACCAGGTTAAAAAAATACACGGAATATATCAGGTCTCAATCCGGTATTTCTTTCGATATTGAGGACACGATTGATGAACTTCATTTATCTCCCCCGGTTGAAAATCAGCTCCTGCGTATTTGCCAGGAAGCTCTGAATAATGTCCGAAAATATTCAGGCGCTCATCTGGTTTCCATTTGGACCACATTTGATAGGAACCGCGTTTTATTGATAATACGCGATTACGGACATGGTTTCGACCAGCTATCAAATCCATCCGGTAGTATGACCGGAAACGGACAAGGTTTATCTATCATGCAGGAACGTGCTGAATCCGTTGGAGGGAATGTCCAAATTGACAGCATGCCGGGCAGGGGTACTGATGTTAAAATAAGCATTCCGCTGCAACAATCAGCCAACGGTAGGAGGTAG